The Nitrososphaerota archaeon genome has a segment encoding these proteins:
- a CDS encoding nucleotide-binding protein has translation MLGQQGVVALSISSRNNFLLSDDIQKSVSEGKVRAYRCRNCDHKQSDIQVFCSRCNSGNLELIDVKGAGKVLTYTIQQVAPEQFANDVPYAWAIVELQDGIRITGWIPFVASKNDLKIGQTVRLVKSYRTGRVFEKV, from the coding sequence ATGTTGGGGCAACAGGGGGTAGTTGCGCTGTCCATATCTTCAAGAAATAACTTTCTGCTTTCTGATGATATTCAAAAGTCTGTCAGCGAGGGGAAGGTTAGAGCTTATCGTTGCAGAAACTGCGACCATAAACAGTCTGACATTCAGGTATTCTGCTCAAGATGCAATAGCGGAAATCTTGAGCTTATTGATGTTAAAGGGGCTGGCAAGGTTCTTACTTACACTATTCAGCAAGTTGCGCCTGAGCAGTTTGCGAACGACGTTCCTTATGCTTGGGCGATCGTTGAGCTTCAAGATGGGATTAGAATTACCGGCTGGATTCCTTTTGTAGCGTCTAAAAACGATCTTAAGATTGGACAAACGGTTAGGCTTGTTAAGTCATATAGGACGGGAAGAGTGTTTGAGAAAGTATGA
- a CDS encoding magnesium transporter CorA family protein encodes MNLIARYEHELARSSFKRSVMTTSAAIKVDSLVFTDLNKFNQEVKKRDLDVDVGALLTFTGNYIKELPEGLIMKIVDYDDEPTKIMTFFKKTSLAYSCKPVLREDLETYEDVLAKPHGLTTVVALILLTQSVESFKRKRDKLVEMYKALEMNFDENTHRELTRQYLEYYDRLEDLSDLLLKLEERSIPQVETNTASFDYSILLAEVNNLFDRAKMRIGMLKELHFEYEMRISRQLNQRVEVLSDVVKRLTAITVILMVPNIIAGHFGMNFRFMPELDIPWAYPAVVITQIVISVTILLIFRKKGWF; translated from the coding sequence ATGAATTTAATTGCTCGCTATGAGCACGAGCTTGCTAGATCTTCATTCAAAAGGAGTGTGATGACTACGAGTGCTGCAATTAAAGTTGACAGTTTAGTATTCACCGATCTTAACAAGTTCAACCAAGAAGTCAAGAAAAGGGATTTGGATGTTGATGTAGGAGCCTTACTAACATTTACAGGTAATTACATCAAGGAACTGCCCGAAGGTTTGATCATGAAGATAGTTGACTATGATGATGAGCCTACCAAGATCATGACCTTCTTCAAGAAGACTAGTCTAGCATATTCATGCAAACCAGTACTGCGTGAAGATTTAGAGACTTACGAGGACGTGCTAGCAAAGCCGCACGGCTTGACCACTGTTGTAGCGTTGATTCTTCTAACACAATCTGTGGAGTCGTTCAAGAGAAAGAGAGACAAACTCGTTGAAATGTACAAAGCGCTAGAGATGAACTTTGACGAAAATACCCACAGAGAACTTACACGCCAATATCTAGAATATTACGACAGGCTCGAAGACCTTTCCGATCTTCTCCTGAAACTTGAAGAGAGGAGTATACCACAGGTAGAAACTAACACAGCCTCATTTGATTATTCAATCCTTCTTGCCGAGGTCAACAACCTGTTCGATAGGGCAAAAATGCGAATAGGAATGCTCAAGGAACTGCATTTTGAATATGAAATGAGAATTTCTCGCCAGCTGAACCAGAGAGTTGAAGTTCTTAGCGACGTAGTCAAGAGATTGACCGCAATCACAGTTATTCTTATGGTTCCGAACATCATTGCAGGCCATTTTGGCATGAACTTCCGTTTCATGCCAGAACTGGACATTCCTTGGGCATATCCAGCAGTGGTCATAACACAAATAGTTATTTCGGTAACGATATTGTTGATATTCCGCAAGAAGGGCTGGTTCTGA
- a CDS encoding HD domain-containing protein, protein MSKSAAEIRDPIHGYIYASKAEKSVIDTAIFQRLRRIKQLASAHLTYPGAQHSRFEHSVGTMFLAGRAGNILSEKYGFDRTDELRLAALLHDVGHGPFSHLFEEVLSVKTDVTHEDITKRIIIETEIGDILSKNGINVKQFASLPLGIPSKYPRYMNDIISGVLSVDTMDYLLRDSYFTGVEYGKVDVHRVVNSYEVINDVIGLDRAALYALEALLIARYEMFRAVYFHRTVRASEIMLIKAMTLADDHLGFSNLKNLDNYLLLTDEVAVAKLTSMSSGDPKLRQAKKLATDYVNRNLVKCVFERMLQRKDTFIERIFSQRRIREELAREVADKANVDQETVFIDVPTTPSVPMTSLHESLTEIMVVSKDTNGKIHEKVRATDLPLLGSILGYMDMMRVYTTQENRKRVEKAVNVIFKKEGLMARISV, encoded by the coding sequence TTGAGCAAGTCTGCAGCAGAAATTAGAGACCCGATACACGGCTACATTTACGCGAGCAAAGCCGAGAAGAGCGTAATTGATACAGCCATTTTTCAAAGATTAAGGAGGATAAAGCAGCTTGCCAGTGCCCATCTAACTTATCCGGGAGCGCAGCATTCACGTTTCGAGCATTCCGTAGGGACAATGTTTCTTGCAGGCAGAGCGGGTAACATCCTATCGGAAAAATACGGCTTTGATAGAACTGATGAATTGAGGCTTGCAGCTCTGCTGCATGATGTTGGCCATGGGCCATTTTCCCACCTCTTCGAAGAAGTCCTCTCCGTCAAGACCGACGTTACTCACGAAGATATTACAAAAAGGATCATCATAGAAACCGAGATCGGAGACATTCTGTCAAAGAACGGCATCAATGTAAAGCAGTTTGCATCTTTACCATTGGGCATACCTTCAAAGTATCCTCGATACATGAACGACATCATCTCTGGTGTGTTAAGCGTCGATACGATGGACTATCTGCTCAGAGATTCGTATTTTACGGGCGTGGAATACGGCAAGGTTGACGTCCATAGAGTCGTCAATTCCTACGAAGTCATCAATGATGTGATAGGTCTGGATAGAGCTGCATTGTACGCCCTCGAAGCACTTTTGATAGCTAGGTATGAAATGTTCAGAGCTGTCTACTTCCACAGAACAGTCAGAGCTTCTGAAATTATGCTCATCAAAGCCATGACTCTGGCAGACGATCATCTTGGATTCTCAAACCTGAAGAACTTGGACAACTACCTTTTGCTTACAGACGAAGTTGCAGTTGCAAAGTTGACTTCTATGAGTTCTGGCGATCCAAAATTGAGGCAGGCAAAGAAGCTTGCAACGGACTATGTAAATAGAAATCTTGTGAAATGCGTCTTCGAAAGGATGCTGCAGAGGAAAGACACCTTCATAGAGCGTATATTCTCGCAGAGAAGGATCAGGGAGGAACTTGCAAGGGAAGTCGCTGATAAGGCAAACGTTGATCAGGAAACAGTCTTCATAGACGTCCCTACTACGCCTTCTGTCCCAATGACATCTTTGCACGAAAGCCTTACTGAGATAATGGTTGTAAGCAAAGACACCAACGGCAAAATACATGAGAAGGTCAGAGCTACAGACCTTCCTCTTTTAGGCTCTATACTTGGGTACATGGACATGATGAGAGTCTACACGACGCAGGAGAACAGGAAGAGGGTTGAGAAAGCAGTCAATGTTATCTTCAAGAAAGAGGGCTTGATGGCGAGGATTTCTGTTTAG
- the tmk gene encoding dTMP kinase produces MSIKKRKTYLKSWLIVIEGIDQSGKSTQTELFCRRLEREGYKTKLLSFPNYKTRIGKIIRAFLNGKIEYPAEVRHILLSANRWETKGEIESYRKKGFTLICNRYYHSNIPYGMANGLDRRWLEKLDEGLPKPDCVILIDINPKTSLARKGTNRDIHERDLKFLSEVRRQYLALAKEQGWITVNGEEKMGNVSNQIWKAVAKRLKT; encoded by the coding sequence ATCAGCATCAAGAAGAGGAAGACGTATTTGAAATCTTGGCTGATAGTAATTGAAGGCATAGACCAGTCTGGGAAGAGTACTCAGACAGAACTTTTCTGCAGAAGGCTCGAAAGAGAAGGCTATAAGACAAAACTGCTCTCCTTTCCGAATTACAAGACCAGAATAGGCAAGATCATAAGGGCATTTCTGAACGGGAAGATAGAATATCCTGCTGAAGTTCGTCACATCTTGCTTTCAGCCAACAGGTGGGAAACCAAGGGAGAAATTGAAAGCTACCGCAAAAAAGGTTTCACGCTGATCTGCAACCGCTACTACCATTCTAACATTCCCTACGGGATGGCCAACGGTCTTGATAGGAGATGGCTGGAAAAGCTGGACGAAGGGCTTCCGAAACCTGATTGCGTAATTTTAATTGATATTAATCCAAAGACTTCTCTAGCGAGAAAAGGAACGAACAGAGACATTCACGAAAGAGACCTGAAATTTCTGTCAGAAGTAAGAAGGCAATATCTTGCGCTTGCAAAGGAGCAGGGCTGGATAACTGTAAATGGAGAAGAAAAAATGGGAAACGTTTCCAATCAGATATGGAAGGCCGTTGCTAAAAGGTTGAAGACTTAA
- a CDS encoding valine--tRNA ligase → MSSPKLAEKSWNIALEETIRKRWEELGIYKFNAKDARKKFTIDTPPPYPSGSPWHIGAAAHYSQIDMIARTARMFGNAVYFPIGIDRNGLPVELYTEKKYKIGMINTPREKFIELCKHALDDLEAQILEIMKAMGMSGDFANYYRTDSEEYRKLTQSSFIALWKQGMIYQAKRPNNYCVDCRTTLADADVVYEEIPSQLVFIKFKVKETQEDIPIATTRPELLSSCRAVLVNPEDGRYAKLHGKTLITPVFSREVNVIPHPSAKQEFGSGAVMICSYGDYTDVLMFRELDLQETISIDVDGRMTEAAAQYKGLKVEQARQKIVEDMGNLGLVIKKESLMHRTPVCERSNTPIEIISMDEYYLKQLDHKEQVREAAKKLAFHPEGHRRILLDWIDSVSFDWPISRRRFYGTEIPVWYCKSCNTAHVPESGQYYQPWKQKAPSEKCSKCGRMEFVGDQRIFDTWMDSSITPLFITKYSSDREFHSATYPTTLRPQAKDIIRTWLYYTVLRCLQLTGKPPFDHAWIMGYGVDEKGEKMSKSKGNVIDPMPILKKYGADAFRLWGASESSLGSDFRVSEVKIAGVGKFITKLWNVSRFISNFPYSPRAEPTSTDKWILSELYVMTKEAIEGYRDYNFFVPANKVREFLWNVFAPNYVEMVKQRAYGEGFSNEEKEAAHYTLHMCLRTILLLLAPITPFITDKIWIDVYNGGSIHVENFPDSLQDYGLSSLTQQVLEFNSRVWSAKREKGLSLRDKIAVEIPKELIVLEKDLKAMHNL, encoded by the coding sequence ATTTCAAGCCCGAAACTGGCAGAAAAGTCATGGAATATAGCGCTGGAGGAAACGATAAGGAAGCGCTGGGAAGAGCTAGGAATTTACAAATTCAACGCTAAAGATGCAAGAAAGAAGTTCACTATAGACACCCCTCCTCCCTATCCTTCAGGAAGCCCATGGCACATAGGAGCAGCAGCCCATTATTCCCAGATAGACATGATAGCAAGGACGGCGAGGATGTTCGGTAATGCTGTATACTTCCCAATCGGGATAGACAGGAACGGGCTTCCAGTTGAGCTTTACACGGAAAAGAAGTACAAGATAGGCATGATAAACACGCCAAGAGAAAAGTTCATCGAGCTCTGCAAGCACGCTCTGGACGATCTAGAAGCACAGATTCTGGAGATAATGAAGGCGATGGGCATGTCTGGAGATTTTGCTAATTACTATAGAACAGATTCAGAGGAGTACAGAAAACTTACGCAATCCAGTTTCATAGCGCTCTGGAAGCAGGGAATGATATATCAGGCAAAAAGGCCGAACAACTATTGCGTTGACTGCAGAACTACTCTTGCAGATGCCGATGTCGTCTACGAAGAAATTCCTTCGCAGTTAGTATTCATCAAGTTCAAGGTAAAGGAAACTCAAGAGGACATTCCAATTGCAACTACAAGACCAGAATTGCTGAGCTCCTGCAGGGCAGTATTAGTGAATCCTGAAGATGGTAGATATGCAAAGCTCCATGGCAAGACGCTCATTACACCTGTATTCAGCAGGGAAGTCAACGTAATTCCGCATCCAAGCGCAAAGCAGGAGTTCGGTTCTGGAGCCGTAATGATATGCAGCTACGGTGATTATACCGATGTTCTAATGTTCAGAGAACTTGATCTTCAAGAAACCATCTCCATAGATGTAGATGGTAGGATGACGGAGGCCGCTGCTCAGTACAAGGGGTTGAAGGTCGAACAGGCAAGGCAGAAGATCGTTGAAGATATGGGAAATCTGGGGCTAGTCATAAAGAAGGAGAGTTTAATGCACAGGACTCCTGTCTGCGAAAGGAGTAATACGCCAATTGAAATTATTTCAATGGACGAATATTACCTTAAGCAGTTAGACCACAAGGAGCAGGTCAGGGAAGCGGCCAAGAAGTTGGCCTTCCATCCAGAAGGTCACAGAAGAATACTGCTGGACTGGATAGATTCCGTAAGTTTCGATTGGCCTATTTCAAGGAGGAGGTTCTATGGTACAGAGATTCCTGTTTGGTACTGCAAATCCTGTAATACTGCGCATGTGCCAGAATCTGGTCAATACTATCAACCGTGGAAGCAGAAAGCACCGTCTGAAAAGTGCAGCAAATGCGGAAGAATGGAATTCGTCGGTGATCAGAGAATCTTTGACACATGGATGGACTCCAGCATAACACCATTATTCATAACAAAATATTCCAGCGATAGAGAGTTCCATTCTGCAACCTATCCCACAACTCTAAGGCCACAAGCCAAAGATATTATTCGCACTTGGTTGTATTACACTGTTCTGCGCTGCCTGCAGCTGACTGGAAAGCCTCCATTTGATCATGCTTGGATAATGGGTTACGGGGTCGATGAAAAGGGGGAAAAGATGAGCAAGAGCAAGGGAAACGTGATAGACCCTATGCCTATCCTGAAGAAATATGGAGCAGATGCTTTCAGGCTTTGGGGAGCTTCCGAATCCAGTTTAGGCTCAGATTTCAGGGTTTCAGAGGTCAAGATAGCTGGAGTAGGTAAATTCATCACGAAATTGTGGAACGTTTCAAGGTTCATCTCCAACTTTCCTTATTCGCCAAGAGCAGAGCCCACCTCTACCGACAAGTGGATTCTGAGCGAACTTTACGTCATGACAAAGGAAGCTATCGAAGGTTACAGAGATTACAACTTTTTCGTCCCTGCCAATAAGGTCAGGGAGTTTCTGTGGAATGTGTTTGCTCCCAATTATGTAGAGATGGTCAAGCAGAGGGCTTATGGAGAAGGGTTCAGCAATGAAGAAAAGGAAGCAGCGCACTACACACTGCATATGTGTTTAAGGACGATTCTTCTGCTACTGGCACCCATAACGCCCTTCATAACAGACAAGATATGGATAGACGTCTACAACGGCGGGAGTATCCATGTGGAGAATTTCCCAGACTCTCTGCAAGACTACGGTCTCAGCAGCCTGACCCAGCAGGTTTTAGAATTCAATTCACGTGTGTGGAGTGCAAAGCGGGAGAAGGGTCTATCGTTAAGAGACAAGATAGCTGTAGAGATACCGAAAGAATTGATTGTTTTGGAGAAGGATTTGAAGGCTATGCATAACCTTTAG
- a CDS encoding 3-hydroxyacyl-CoA dehydrogenase family protein, giving the protein MYVKKVGILGGGVMGSAIADIMALSGKEVVIKDVAEEILERSNIIIQKNLDELIQYQQNRAEKEIKKIEQDDGITLTQEQRQRIMEKLKPVYDESTKNYVLSKIKTTMSWDDFKDVDLVIEAIVEDISAKKEAFKMLDQIAPKHAILASNTSSLSITEIASATNRGDKVIGLHFFNPPITLPLVEIIPGLETSEEVANNMIDFISVVRNHRHNMQPVKVKDSPGFLVNRVLFAMLNEAFACYEEGVASMRDIDLAMKSGAGIPMGPFELSDLIGIDVMYHISKEMNRMNGGNVMQRPVQIINKMFHAGRWGRKTGRGFYDYK; this is encoded by the coding sequence ATGTACGTGAAGAAGGTCGGAATTCTCGGAGGGGGCGTTATGGGCAGCGCCATAGCCGATATCATGGCTTTGAGTGGCAAAGAGGTCGTCATAAAGGACGTTGCCGAGGAAATACTTGAAAGATCAAACATCATAATCCAAAAGAACCTTGACGAGTTAATCCAGTACCAACAGAACAGAGCAGAGAAAGAGATCAAGAAGATTGAACAGGACGACGGAATTACACTAACGCAGGAGCAGAGGCAAAGAATAATGGAGAAGCTCAAACCAGTTTACGACGAATCTACCAAGAACTACGTCCTCTCAAAAATCAAAACAACAATGTCTTGGGACGACTTCAAGGATGTCGATCTTGTAATTGAAGCGATAGTCGAAGACATAAGCGCAAAGAAGGAAGCCTTCAAGATGCTCGATCAGATAGCTCCAAAGCATGCAATTCTAGCATCAAATACCTCTTCTCTATCAATAACGGAGATAGCATCAGCGACAAACAGGGGAGACAAGGTCATCGGACTGCATTTCTTCAACCCTCCAATCACCCTCCCGCTGGTAGAAATAATTCCCGGATTGGAAACGAGCGAAGAGGTAGCCAACAACATGATAGATTTCATATCGGTAGTAAGAAACCACAGGCACAACATGCAACCAGTAAAGGTCAAAGACTCTCCGGGATTTCTAGTCAACAGAGTCCTCTTTGCAATGCTGAATGAAGCCTTCGCCTGCTACGAAGAAGGAGTAGCCTCAATGAGGGACATCGACCTCGCAATGAAATCCGGAGCAGGCATACCTATGGGGCCATTCGAACTTTCTGACCTTATAGGCATAGACGTGATGTACCACATATCGAAGGAGATGAACAGGATGAATGGAGGAAACGTCATGCAAAGACCAGTCCAGATAATCAACAAGATGTTCCATGCAGGGAGATGGGGCAGAAAGACTGGCAGAGGGTTCTACGACTACAAGTGA
- a CDS encoding thiolase domain-containing protein, whose translation MRKVYVISAGSTKYGKLPYTARDLALLAAKEAIERIELTPRQIQGVFVSNAFSLSEKQGHLGPLVMSGLGIPDIPSSTIESACSSGASAFREAFVNIAAGVYDLMLVVGTERISHLDTITATTYFSYGSDYLFEGGYGASFPGLYAAMARAYMSKHNVSEEDLALVAVKNHNNGLLNEKAHLQKKITVEDVLQSPIVADPLKLYDSCPFSDGAAAVILASEEVAKKYDSVEVAGSGKAGGTGALHQRNDLTSLRSAVLASTEAFKHAELSPKDIDFAEVHDCFTIAELIALEDIGFFEKGGAAKATRDGITKLNGGLPVNPSGGLKSKGHPVGATGIGQIVEVFEQLNGKAGKRQVKDAKIGLTHNVGATGGSCAVHIFKK comes from the coding sequence TTGAGAAAGGTCTATGTCATAAGTGCTGGCAGCACAAAATATGGTAAACTTCCTTACACTGCAAGGGATCTTGCCTTGCTGGCAGCGAAAGAAGCGATAGAGAGGATCGAACTAACTCCGAGGCAGATTCAGGGAGTCTTTGTCTCCAACGCTTTCAGCTTATCCGAAAAGCAGGGCCATCTTGGGCCTCTGGTGATGAGCGGCCTTGGGATACCTGACATTCCCTCTTCAACGATAGAATCTGCATGCTCGAGCGGTGCCTCAGCCTTCAGAGAGGCTTTCGTGAACATTGCTGCTGGAGTTTATGACCTTATGCTCGTAGTGGGGACTGAAAGGATCAGCCATCTGGATACCATAACTGCAACTACCTATTTTTCGTATGGCTCTGACTATCTCTTTGAAGGGGGCTACGGCGCTTCGTTTCCCGGATTGTATGCTGCCATGGCCAGAGCCTACATGAGCAAGCATAATGTTTCGGAAGAGGATCTTGCACTGGTTGCTGTAAAGAATCATAACAACGGGCTTCTGAATGAGAAGGCTCACCTGCAGAAGAAGATCACCGTAGAAGACGTCCTCCAATCTCCTATAGTAGCTGACCCTCTCAAACTGTATGACAGTTGCCCCTTTTCAGATGGCGCCGCTGCAGTTATACTTGCGAGTGAGGAAGTTGCCAAAAAATATGATTCTGTAGAAGTTGCAGGCTCCGGCAAGGCTGGAGGTACTGGAGCTCTGCATCAAAGGAATGATCTAACCAGTCTAAGATCAGCAGTTTTGGCTTCTACAGAAGCCTTCAAGCACGCTGAACTGTCTCCGAAGGATATTGACTTTGCAGAGGTTCACGACTGCTTTACAATTGCTGAATTGATTGCTCTTGAGGATATTGGTTTTTTTGAGAAAGGAGGGGCCGCAAAGGCTACTAGAGATGGAATTACCAAACTAAATGGAGGGCTTCCTGTCAATCCTTCGGGAGGGTTGAAGAGCAAAGGCCATCCTGTCGGCGCTACTGGGATCGGGCAGATCGTTGAGGTCTTTGAGCAGTTAAACGGCAAAGCTGGCAAAAGGCAGGTTAAAGACGCTAAGATTGGCTTGACTCATAATGTTGGGGCAACAGGGGGTAGTTGCGCTGTCCATATCTTCAAGAAATAA
- a CDS encoding SMC family ATPase: protein MIINSLGLENIRSYVQAAVNFPLGKTLFEGDVGSGKSTILMAIEFALFGLGSERGAALLRAGATKGKVTLVFEVDNNEYTIERSLVRKRGAVQQVEGKIIFPDGKIIHYSPTELKEKVLEILNFNEPPNPKAGSIIYRYAVFTPQEMMKDILLRPADERLQTLRKAFRIEDYRIASGNSGILVSQIKDKITRMEGQFANMPELLGQIDENQKRIRDAEKSLAELKISKNETAGILKNLESERESLHKEEMKLSKLEGELTSLQNLIENKRAQIEEAQGEIKRVEKKRDDSLSKVKELEGAENPAEKTSEEIEEEMDALREKTNNLSVMKAQISSKKDDYESILKNGKCPTCDRIVDSSEFSDKVKQKATEEGHIEQELDTCRKTLQSRKELLEKKRNYEDVQENLQRHKEKMGEYASEIGRLNNQVAAKSKEIAKDEGRLAELEKNRENLESVSAKLEELDQKIESANSKLDSIKQEITATTTKISGWKNDTEELQRQIEKCKALQKGVETLKEYIIWLEDYFVPSLDIIEKQAMLNINQEFNANFQKWFSMLIDDTDKEAIVDEEFTPVVQQDGYEQDIYYLSGGERTSVALAYRLALNTIVQKVSAGMRSNLLILDEPTDGFSKGQLGKVREVLDEIQSPQVIIVSHEKELESFADQVFRVTKIQGESKVLHGI, encoded by the coding sequence ATGATAATCAACAGCCTAGGACTTGAAAACATTAGGAGCTATGTGCAGGCTGCAGTAAACTTTCCTCTTGGTAAGACTCTATTTGAAGGCGATGTAGGTTCTGGCAAGTCAACCATCCTTATGGCGATAGAATTTGCCCTTTTTGGATTGGGGTCTGAAAGGGGCGCTGCACTTTTACGGGCTGGGGCTACCAAAGGGAAAGTAACCTTAGTTTTTGAAGTAGACAATAATGAATACACCATCGAACGTAGTCTTGTTAGAAAAAGAGGAGCAGTTCAACAAGTTGAAGGGAAGATAATATTTCCAGATGGAAAAATCATACACTATTCCCCAACCGAACTAAAGGAGAAAGTTCTAGAGATACTGAACTTTAACGAGCCACCAAACCCCAAAGCTGGTAGCATCATCTACCGCTATGCAGTGTTCACTCCTCAGGAAATGATGAAAGATATTCTGCTCCGCCCTGCAGATGAAAGGCTGCAGACATTAAGGAAGGCGTTTAGAATAGAAGATTACAGAATAGCAAGCGGAAACTCTGGGATTCTTGTAAGCCAGATTAAAGACAAAATCACTAGGATGGAAGGACAGTTTGCAAATATGCCCGAACTGCTAGGACAGATCGATGAAAATCAAAAAAGAATCAGAGATGCGGAGAAATCACTCGCGGAACTGAAAATCTCGAAAAACGAAACTGCAGGCATTCTGAAAAATCTCGAAAGCGAAAGAGAATCCTTACACAAGGAGGAAATGAAGCTTAGCAAGCTTGAAGGAGAACTTACATCACTGCAAAATCTGATTGAGAACAAAAGGGCGCAGATAGAAGAAGCACAAGGTGAGATTAAGCGGGTAGAGAAGAAACGCGACGATTCGCTAAGCAAAGTCAAAGAGCTTGAGGGTGCAGAAAATCCAGCAGAAAAGACATCTGAAGAAATCGAAGAGGAAATGGACGCTCTAAGAGAAAAAACGAACAATCTTTCTGTCATGAAAGCACAGATATCTTCAAAGAAAGACGACTATGAGTCGATTTTAAAGAATGGCAAGTGCCCGACATGCGACAGAATCGTAGATTCAAGTGAGTTTTCAGACAAAGTAAAACAAAAGGCCACTGAAGAGGGGCATATAGAACAAGAACTTGATACCTGCAGAAAAACTCTCCAAAGCCGAAAGGAGTTATTAGAAAAAAAACGGAATTATGAAGACGTTCAAGAAAATTTGCAGCGGCACAAGGAGAAGATGGGTGAATACGCATCGGAAATAGGGAGGCTTAACAATCAAGTTGCAGCTAAGAGCAAAGAAATTGCCAAGGATGAAGGGCGTTTAGCTGAGCTCGAAAAGAATCGCGAGAACCTCGAATCAGTTTCTGCAAAGCTTGAGGAATTAGATCAAAAAATTGAAAGTGCAAACAGCAAGTTAGATAGCATAAAGCAAGAAATTACTGCTACAACGACAAAAATCTCCGGCTGGAAAAACGATACTGAAGAGTTGCAGAGGCAAATTGAAAAGTGCAAAGCACTGCAGAAGGGTGTAGAAACTCTGAAGGAATATATAATCTGGCTCGAAGACTATTTTGTGCCATCTCTGGATATAATAGAGAAACAAGCCATGTTAAACATAAACCAAGAATTCAACGCAAACTTTCAGAAATGGTTCTCTATGCTAATTGATGATACAGATAAAGAAGCAATAGTGGATGAAGAATTCACACCTGTAGTCCAGCAAGACGGTTACGAGCAAGACATTTACTATCTGAGCGGAGGAGAAAGGACTAGTGTTGCATTGGCATACAGACTCGCACTGAACACTATCGTGCAGAAAGTTTCCGCTGGGATGCGCTCCAATTTGCTAATACTAGATGAGCCGACGGATGGCTTCAGCAAAGGGCAGCTTGGCAAAGTTAGAGAGGTTCTAGACGAAATCCAGAGCCCACAGGTGATAATAGTTTCACATGAAAAAGAACTAGAGAGCTTTGCAGACCAAGTCTTCAGGGTTACAAAGATTCAGGGCGAATCAAAGGTCTTACACGGAATCTAA